AAGGTTTAGCAGGATCAAGAAATCCAATAAAACCGGTAAGGATAAGGTGATTTTCATCTGCAACAGAATAATTGAGTGGATGATCTCCTTCAAATTCTCTGATGGCAACAAGCAAAACACGAAGACCTTCTGCATTGAGTTTTTCAGACATTCTGATGATTTTTTCTTTCATAAGATCATCTAATGGGATAATATTATCATTCTCAATATGAAGACTGTGATCATCGCCTGGATCTAAAGCATATTTACATAAAGAAAGCATTTCTTCTACGGCACCTTTTGAAATCATCAGGTGTTTTCCTTTTGAGGTATTCAGAATAACAGACATCCTTCTTCTTTCAAAGTCAAAGGGAATTTCATCAACTTTCAGATAGAGTTCATCAGCTTTCATGAGATTATGAACTTCTGCATGATCCAGAACAGCCTGATCCAATAGGTTTTTTAGTCCGGTTTGATGAAAACTATTGAGGTAAGCCCATTTTAAGACTTCATCATCTTCAAGGCCGCGCACGTTGAGGTGAGTTTCCAGAACAATTTTATCAAGAGTAAGGGTTCCGGTTTTATCGGTGCAGAGAATATCCATCGCTCCGATATTCTGGATGGCATTCAATCTTTTAACGATTACTTTTTTCTTACTCATGTTAACCGCACCTTTGGCTAGGTTGGCGGTAACAATCATGGGCAACATTTCAGGAGTAAGCCCTACTGCAACAGCAATAGCGAATAAGAGAGCCTGCATCCAGTCTCCTTTTACCAATCCGTTGATAAGAAAAATAATGGGAGTCATAACCAGCATGAATCGGATCAATAAAAAACTTACTTTGTTGACTCCGATATCAAATGCTGTTTCAGGTCTTTTAGAAGCAAGGCTTCTGCTGATGCTTCCGAAATAAGTAAAAATACTGGTGTTAACAACCACAACGGTAGCTGATCCACTCACTACATTGGTTCCCATAAAACAGATGTTTTGAAGAGTCAGTGGATTTTTATTTTTTGCATCCCGAATTGTAAAAGCATTCTTTTCAACAGGCAGGGCTTCTCCTGTAAGAATAGATTCACTGATGAAAAGGTCTTTACTTTTCAAAATTCTGCAGTCAGCAGGAACCATATCTCCGGCAGAAAGGATCACCATATCTCCGGGAACTATTTCAGTGATTTCTATTTCTTCATTTTCTTTATATTTTCTTTTGGTAAGACAGCTTGTTTTTACCATTTTTTTCAATGCTTCTGCTGCCTTATTGCTTTTAAACTCCTGGATAAATCTTAAAATAGTACTGAACAGAAGCATTATTGAAATAATAATACTTGTACTAAGATCTTTTTCTCCTGCAGGAACAAGAATTACATCGATAAATAAAGAGATAACAGCAATACAAACGAGTATATAATTAAATGGATTAAAGAAAGAATGAGCAAACTGTTTCAGCCACGAGGGGGCTTTTTGGGTGGCAATTTCATTTTTACCGTAAACTTTCAAACGGTCTTTTACTGTATTTTCGCTAAGACCTTCTTCTGAAGTTTCCAGTATAGCGTAAACCATTTTTTCGTTCTCTGAAGCAGCTTCTTTCAATTTAACAAGAGCTGCTGAGTTGAGATTTTTGTTGGAAGATTTTTTTAACATGGCTTTAATTATTATAAATCATTTTCAGTTCCTATAATTTCCCAGCTTACCTTGATGACTTTATCTTCAATGGTAAGCCTGCTTGCTGTTTTTTCCATGAAACTGTCCTGTGGAATGGAAGCATGAACTTCTGCCGTAATGATGGCATTTTCAGGAACACCATTATCATCGCTGGTAAGAGATTTCAACAGGACTTTATCATTTCCGCTCAATGACTGCATGAGCTGTACCCGGATATGATTTTCTACTTCACTTTTACATTTGATACTGAGTAAATATTCGGTGTAATGATTTCTGTTGTTGATATTATTGCCTAGTTTTACCCCTAATGGACGGAGAATAAGATGAGTAAGGATAATAAAACCACTGGTAATAGCGGCTTCGAGGGGAAGCCCTAAAGCGGAAAGAGCTCCTACAGATGCAGAGCACCAGATGGTGGCAGCAGTATTGAGACCTCTTACAGTAAGACCGTCTTTCATAATGACACCACCGCCCAGAAAGCCGATACCACTAACGATATATGAAGCAATTCTGCCCGTGGCATCACCTCCGATCCGGATGGAAAGAAGAACAAATGCTGCGGAGCCAAGACATACTAGAGTATTGGTTC
This is a stretch of genomic DNA from Chryseobacterium tructae. It encodes these proteins:
- the mgtA gene encoding magnesium-translocating P-type ATPase, which encodes MLKKSSNKNLNSAALVKLKEAASENEKMVYAILETSEEGLSENTVKDRLKVYGKNEIATQKAPSWLKQFAHSFFNPFNYILVCIAVISLFIDVILVPAGEKDLSTSIIISIMLLFSTILRFIQEFKSNKAAEALKKMVKTSCLTKRKYKENEEIEITEIVPGDMVILSAGDMVPADCRILKSKDLFISESILTGEALPVEKNAFTIRDAKNKNPLTLQNICFMGTNVVSGSATVVVVNTSIFTYFGSISRSLASKRPETAFDIGVNKVSFLLIRFMLVMTPIIFLINGLVKGDWMQALLFAIAVAVGLTPEMLPMIVTANLAKGAVNMSKKKVIVKRLNAIQNIGAMDILCTDKTGTLTLDKIVLETHLNVRGLEDDEVLKWAYLNSFHQTGLKNLLDQAVLDHAEVHNLMKADELYLKVDEIPFDFERRRMSVILNTSKGKHLMISKGAVEEMLSLCKYALDPGDDHSLHIENDNIIPLDDLMKEKIIRMSEKLNAEGLRVLLVAIREFEGDHPLNYSVADENHLILTGFIGFLDPAKPSAEPSIKALHKLGIEVKVITGDNDIVAKKICNDVGIPINTIMLGDQLEDMSDEELSKDMDLYSVFAKVSPLQKQRIVKILRSKGHTVGFMGDGINDAAAIKEADVGISVDTGADIAKESADIILLEKDLMVLRSGVIYGRRTFGNIIKYIKMTASSNFGNMFSMIGASALLPFLPMLPLQILTQNLLYDISQSSIPWDTMDKDFLEQPKKWEADSIKKFMLYIGPLSSIFDYVTFAVMYFIFKANAPEQQSLFQTGWFVEGLLSQTLIVHIIRTKKIPFIQSWAAAPVVALTSLIMLIGIMIPFTPWAGYLKIQPLPFTYFPYLIGILTGYCILTQFVKQWFIKKFGQWL
- a CDS encoding MgtC/SapB family protein; amino-acid sequence: MNTLEFTLRLFTAFALGASIGFERQWRQKSAGLRTNTLVCLGSAAFVLLSIRIGGDATGRIASYIVSGIGFLGGGVIMKDGLTVRGLNTAATIWCSASVGALSALGLPLEAAITSGFIILTHLILRPLGVKLGNNINNRNHYTEYLLSIKCKSEVENHIRVQLMQSLSGNDKVLLKSLTSDDNGVPENAIITAEVHASIPQDSFMEKTASRLTIEDKVIKVSWEIIGTENDL